One genomic region from Zalophus californianus isolate mZalCal1 chromosome 14, mZalCal1.pri.v2, whole genome shotgun sequence encodes:
- the LOC113912321 gene encoding 60S ribosomal protein L22-like — protein MAPVKKLVAKGGKKKKQVLKFTLDCTHPIEDGIMDAANFEQFLQERIKVNGKAGNLGGGVVTIERSKSKITVTSEVPFSKRYLKYLTKKYLKKNNLCDWLRVVANSKESYELRYFQIYQDEEEEEDED, from the coding sequence ATGGCGCCCGTGAAAAAGCTTGTGGCGAAGGGGggcaaaaaaaagaagcaagttcTGAAGTTTACCCTTGACTGCACCCACCCTATAGAAGATGGAATCATGGATGCTGCCAATTTTGAGCAGTTTCTTCAAGAGAGAATCAAAGTGAATGGAAAAGCTGGGAATCTCGGTGGAGGGGTTGTAACAATTGAAAGGAGCAAAAGCAAGATTACTGTAACTTCTGAGGTGCCTTTTTCCAAAAGGTATTTGAAATATCTcaccaaaaaatatttgaagaagaataATCTCTGTGACTGGTTGCGCGTAGTTGCTAACAGCAAAGAGAGTTACGAGTTGCGTTACTTCCAGATTTACCAAgacgaggaagaggaggaagatgaggattAA